The window TGCTGCCGGAAAGATCCCCCGCTGATCCTTTCCTTCGCTTTCACCGAACAGCTGCTTCCACCACTCGGAAACATAATGAAGGCTTGGCTCATAGTTTGCCACGATCTCCACTGTTTTCCCCTTTCGAAGCAGGATATTGCGCACAGCCGCATACTGGAGGGCACCGTTTGACTCATAGGCTGTTTCCAGGGCTTCCTGCCTGGCCGCCTCCGCGCCTTCCATCAATTTATCAATATCAGCACCGGACACCGCAATCGGAAGAAGGCCGACTGCCGTAAGCACTGAGAAACGTCCTCCTACGTCATCAGGAACTACAAAGGATTCATATCCTTCCTCATCAGCCAGATTCTTCAGTGCGCCCCTTGCCTTATCCGTAGTGGCATAAATCCTTTTATTTGCCTCCTCACGGCCATATTTCTCAATCAGCATATCCTTAAATACCCGAAAGGCGATTGCCGGCTCTGTGGTTGTCCCGGACTTTGATATAATATTAACGGAGAAATCCTTTCCATCCAGCACATCCTTTAAATCCTGGATGTATTTGCTGCTGATGCTGTTTCCAACAAAATAGATCTCCGGAGTTTTGCGTTTTCCTTTTGGCAATACATTGTAAAAGCTGTGGGATAAAAATTCAATGGCTGCCCTGGCTCCAAGATAGGAACCGCCGATACCGACGACCAGCAGAACATCAGAATCATTTTGAATCTTCTCTGCTGCCATCTTTATTCTCTGGAATTCTTCCTTATCATAATCCACCGGAAGGTCGATCCAACCTAAGAAATCACTGCCTGCACCGGATTTGTCCATCAGCACGTTCTTCGCACACATAACTGTGGCCTTCATGTTCTCCATTTCCTCTGCTGACACAAAGCCTGCTGCCCTGGAATAATCAAAAATTACATTTCCCATTGCTAATATTCTCCTTTTCCTTTTATTCTGGCAAAGGCAACGAGCCGAAGTCAAGCGAGCTTGACCTTGGCAACTGCCTGCAAAACCAAACAGTCCATAGGTTGCTATGGCTTATTTGACTTCAGGTTTCTGACCCCCTGCTTAGGAAAATTATACCACAGAATAGTCTTAAATGCGACATGATTTTCTTTATGCCTTCCAAATGTTCATGTTAAATACTCCTGGAGAATTTCACTGATCAGCTTTAGCTCATCAGGGCTTAGATCCTTAAGCCAGTCCTCTCCCTGCCTGTTTCCCCGCTCTCTTTCCCTGCTGGCGGCAATCTGTTCTAAGCTTCGTTTTAAGTAATCCACATCACGCCTGGAACTTTTCACATCCGGCTGACTCTGGATTTCCCCTCTTTCTGCTCCGGCCTCCCCGCCTTCAGGGAATGCCTCCATGGACTGCTTTTGCGGCCGGTTCCTTATTGCCTTTTCCAAGGATCCGTTTCTCTGCCTAGCACTTCTCCTGTCAGCCTTCTTGTCCTGCTCCGGCTCACTTTCCACCACGCTCTTTGTGGTACCGGGATAAATGGATCTTATATTTTCACGGGTTTCCATATGAGGCCCCGATATTGCCTGTATTTCTTCTCTTTCCATATCTAACCGGTAAATCAACGTATTTTCCAGATAATTGTCCAGAGACGCAAACAGCTGCTGCCGTTTCTCCGTAATTCCTGCGCCGTGGTCTACCAGTATGGTAAACAGTCCGGCCATGATTCCCGCAGAGCCATACAAGACTATGTAATAAGAATCGGTGCGGTACCAGTAGGATGCGAATGCTGCCGCACCTCCTATAAGAAAGCACCATAGCGTCATCTGGTTGGAAAACATATTCCATCCGTGGAGTGTAATTCCCATATGTTTAAAATCATACATCTGCCGTTCCAGATACGGCTTTACCTTTGGGATTCCCTGGTTCATCTGGTACGTGGTTTCTGTCTTCTGCTTAAACGCCCGAAGATTTTTGTTTTTGGTCAGTGTAAGGTTGTCCGATTCTTTGATCAATCTTTTGTAGAGGTTACGTGTCAGCCATCTGGTGATAATGCCAATGCCGCATAGGGCTGCAAGCACGTACAGCGCTTTGCCTGTCTGTAAAAATTCCAGCATAATAGTAGCTCCCCTTTCTTCCCGGTTTCGACCGGTGATAGGTTTATTATAATCACCCTGTCCGGCTTTGGGAAGATGAGAAAGCCTAGAATCGTTCGTCAAATCCCGTCAGGATTCGATTCTCAACTTAATATGAATACTGTTCAGCCAAGGCTAAAATAAGGTTTACGGAGTGCCTTACCGCCTTCTCTTCAAACTCGCCATAGTCCATGTTTGCGCTGTCATCCGCCTTATCTGAAATAGCTCTGATGATAAGAAACGGGATATGGTTTAAGTATGCCGCCTGTGCGATGGCAGCCCCTTCCATTTCCGTGCAGTACCCCCCGAAAGTTTCGGATATCCACTGTTTTTTAACCCTATCAGAAATAAACTGGTCCCCCGAAACCACTCTTCCAGTAAAAACTCCGATCTCAGGATTAACCTTTTTACACCATTCTTCAGCCAGATTCCGAAGCCTTTCATCGGCCCGGAAAGCAAATTCTTTCATCTGAGGGATCTGTCCCGCAGGATATCCAAAGCCTGTTGCATCCATGTCATGGTGCACCGTATCCGTAGACAGCACCACATCCCCGATGTTGATCTCATTCTTTAAAGAACCGGCGATCCCGGTATTGATGACTGCGGTCACATGGTAATGATCTGCCAGGATCTGAGTGCAGATTGCTGCATTTACCTTGCCAATGCCGGAGCGGACCACCACCGCTTCCTTTCCTTTTAATTTTCCTCTATAAAAATCCATTGCAGCTATGGTTTCTACCGTAACATTCTCCATGGCTTTTTTTACTTCCGCCACCTCTACATCCATGGCTCCAATAATTCCTAACATAGTTTTCTCCTTTTCCATGCATTGTTTTTATAAGTATTTCCTTCTATTATAGCGGTTAGAAGCCAGTTTGCAAAGAACTATTGACAACCCCACCGGAATTTGGCTATAATTTTAAAGTTCGTAACAAGAAACGGTTTACAAATTGGAGGAATCAGAAATGAAATATAAAACACACGGAGTCTGTTCCCGGGAAATCAATTTTGAGGTGGAAGACAATAAACTGGTACAAGTCCAGTTTGTAGGGGGATGCTCCGGCAATACCCAGGGCGTGTCACGCCTGGTGGAAGGAATGGATGTAGATGAAGCCATAAGAAGGCTGGAAGGAATCCAGTGCGGCTACAGGCCCACTTCCTGTCCGGACCAGCTTGCGGAAGCTTTAAAGCAATACAAAGAAGGCTTACAGTAAATAATAGAACGGCGCAGAAATGGCGGTGGTGTGCGTACCGCCAAGTGGACAATTGAAAAAAGCTTATCCTGAAACTGCCTAGATTTTGCAGACACAAAGTTAAGCGGATTTTATGAATTTTATTCTTTGAATGGAGCCGGGGTTATATATCCGGGAGCAGAATGAATCTGCCCGACATTATAATATAATTCAATGTAGTCAAGCGGATATTCGCAATCCGCTTCGCTACTTGCTCATAACCGAATAGCAGCTTGAGCTTATTTAAGAGTCTTATAACAGGTCTCTTCAATAAGCTCTCTTTAATAGTCCGGGTTTCTTATGAAGCTCCAGGTCTTCTTGCCTTAGTTTTTCTATCTCATACTAATACGAATAAAGCGCGGTCCCAGGTCCTGGAAACGCACTTTCTCCCTATTCTTCATATCCACTTATTCAACCATATATAGAGTTATTATAAATGGAAACTTTTTCTGAAATAGACATTCCAAGGTTAATTTATGGGGCAATTGCCATTGTCCTTCTAAAGGTGCTGCTGTCCCTGCAGTTATACAATAGGTAATTCGTTCTCCTGCTCCATATACCGGCAAAATATAAAGATGGCACACAAAAACTCGGGACGAAGCTCCTCTGCTGCGTCAAGATTCCAGCCACCGGAAAAGATACCCCTGCGCAGGAGAGTGAGAATCACTCTGCCGGAAGGGTCGGTCAAACGGTAGTTTTGGCTGTTGATCATTCGGAGAAGTCCGCTCCGGTCCTGAAACACGAGTTCAGCGGAATTTACCCGTGGCATCCTATAGCTGAACTGCCCAACAATGGAGGGGTCGTTTTCGTCCGCATATTTGGGAACACCGGATAACAGAATCTCGCCGTCAGAATTTTTCAGCAGGTATTGCCTGGAGCAGACACCAAGGATTCGCTCTCCTGTTGGTATCTCCGTCCGGATTTGGGTAAGGAACTGCTTTTCTCCTGCAATGATTTGCTTTTCCAAACCGAACATATGGTTGTGAATGTTGGCCAATGCCGGACCGGAAGCCTTATTGTCCATCCGGTACAGGGTGCCTGACTTTAAAAGAAGGTTCATCTTATCGCCTCCAAAATGAGCTGATAACAGAAAAGACACATATCACCGATGCAGCCATGACAAAAACAGAATTCATAAATAAACAGCGTTATAAATGCTGAACTGTCAGATGGTAAATATATCACTGGGCTGAAAAGACCTGTTTTCCGCCAGGCGCACCTGTGTGTCATTGTAAAGATACAGACGGTAAATCAGCACACTGACTTCTTCCCCCACAGCGAGAAATTCATCTTCTAAGGACCTGTATGCAACAAGCTTTATCCCACCCACATTCAATCTCAGCTCTAACATATTGCCGCGAAAAAAGCTGTCTTCTACGATTGCACGTTGAGAAGCGTGTGGATAAACCTCTTTGTCCTTTCTTGTGACCCTTATGAACTCAGGACGAAGAACAGCCTTTTCATAGCCTTTTTCAAATTCAAAACCGCTGAGCCGGCTGTAATCCTCTACAATAATGGATTCACCAATAAATCTCGCAGCAAAAGGCGTAGCCGGATTTTTATAAATCTCCACCGGTGACCCGATTTGTTCAATATGGCCTGTATTGGTGATGATGATTTCATCCGCCACCTCAACTGCTTCCTCCTGATCGTGGGTAACAAAGATACTGGTAATTCCAACCTTGTTTATCGTCTCTCTCAGCCATGTACGCAATTCTTTGCGCACCTTGGCATCAATAGCGGCAAAGGGCTCGTCAAGCAGCAGCACATGAGGTTTCGGTGCAAGCGCCCTGGCAAAAGCCACACGCTGCTTCTGCCCGCCTGAAAGCTGGTGAGGCCGGCGGTTTTCCAGTCCTTTCAGACCGATGAGTTCGATGAGTTCGTTTACTCTCTGTTTGGTATATGCCTTATCCTTTTTCTGTACCTCCAGACCAAATGCAATGTTATCAAAAACCGTCATATAACGAAAAAGGGCGTAGTTTTGAAATACAAAACCGATACCGCGTTTGCTGGCAGGAAGATCGTTAACACACTGACCATCAATAAAGATATCACCGCTGTCCGGTGCCTCCAGTCCTGCAATCATACGTAAAATAGTTGTTTTCCCGCTCCCTGAGGGCCCCAGCAGCCCAATCAGCTTTCCTTTTTCAATGGAAAAACTGATGTTTTCCGCTGCCTGATAAGAACCGAACTTTTTATTGATATTTTTTAGCTGTACATACATAGGCTCTACCTCTCTTCCCGTTTGACACGGTACTCTACAATATTGCGCAGAATCAGGATCAATATCGCAATCAACACCAAAATGGAGGAAACGGCAAAAGCCGCAGTCAGTTTAAATTCATTAAACAGAATTTCCACGTGCAGCGGCAATGTGTTTGTCTTACCCCGCAGGTGACCGGATACCACCGACACCGCCCCAAACTCGCCCAGAGCCCGTGCTGTGCAGAGTATGATGCCGTATAAAAGCCCCCACTTAATATGGGGAAAGGTAACCTTGCGAAAGATTCTCAGCCCCTTGGCACCCATCAGGGCAGCGGCTTCTTCCTCGTCGCTGCCCTGTGCCTGCATCAAGGGAATCAGCTCACGGGAAACAAAGGGGAAGGTAACAAAAATTGTTGCTAATACTATTCCAGGTACGGCAAATACAATTTTAATATCCCATGCCTCCAGCAGAGGATATGCCCAGCCGATTCGCCCGAATACCAGAATGAACACCAATCCTGCGATGATAGGGGAAATAGAGAATGGGATATCGATCAGCGTAGTCAGCGCCTGCTTTCCCCGGAACTGAAATTTAGAAATAGCCCAGGCAGCAAAGACACCAAACAGTGTATTCACAGCAACAGAAATGACAGTCGTAAACAGGGTCAGCTTTAATGCTTTCACCGTATAGTCATCTGTGACGGCCTGGAAGAAAACCTCAAAGCCTTGACGCAATGCATATACCAGAACAGTGGCAAGAGGCAGTACAAGCATGATGCCCAGAAACGCCGCTCCAAGTAAAATCAAAAGCCATTTTATGATTTTCTCTTTCATTCGCCCTTACCCCCTTGCAATTTTTTGGATGCGCGCCTGAATCAGGTTGATACCGAACAGGAGCAGGAACGCAAATACCACCATTATGAAAGCAATTGATGTTGCAGCCGGATAGTTGAACTGTTCCAGCTTGTTCATGATGATCAGCGGTACGATCTGTGTTTCATAGGGAATATTTCCCGCGATAAACACCACGCTGCCGTATTCACCGATGGACCTGGCAAACGCAAGGCCGAAACCAGTCAGGGCAGCCGGCAGAATCTCTGGAAGTACTACTTTAAAAAAAGTACGGGAGCGGCTGGCTCCTAAAGCCTGTGCCGCTTCCTCATACTGTGGGTCCAGCTTTTCCAGAACCGGCTGAATGGAGCGTACCACAAATGGAATTCCGATAAAAATCATAGCAATCATGATTCCAATTTTCGAATAAGAAATTTCCACTCCAATTTTCGCAAACAATCTGCCGATCCAGCCCTGTTCAGAATATAACGTGGTCAGCGCAATTCCTGCCACAGCGGTGGGCAGCGCAAAAGGCAGTTCGATCAGGCCATCCAATATCCGTTGCATAGGAAATTGATAACGAGTTAAAATCCAGGCCAGCAAAATGCCGAATACTACATTAACAACAGCTGCAATCGCAGCGCAGCTGAGACTGACCTTATAGGCCGCTACGGTTTGTTTATCAGTAATCACTCTCAAAAAGTCGCTGAACGTAGAATCGGAAAGAAGTAAGAATACAGAAAACAGAGGGATCAGCACAACCAAACTGAGCATTGTGATCGTGATGCCGATGGAAAGGCCAAATCCTGGTATCACTCTGCTTTTCCGTTTTAAAATAGGTTTTTCAAAATTATGCATGATTCCCCCTGTACCCGGCGATTACAACCGTGTCACTTCTGATAAATCTGATCAAAAATCGCTCCGTCGGCAAAAAATTTCTCTCTGGCAGAGGCCCACCCTCCAAAGTCATCGTTGATATTGACCAGCTGGATATTGAGATCAAAGGTATCTCCAAATTCTTTTAGGATGTCAGGATTCGAAGGACGATAATAATTTTCTCCTTCCAACCGCTGTGCCTCGTCTGAATAAAGGTAGTCAAGATAAGCCTTTGCGATCTCCGTGGTTCCATGTTTTTCGGCATTGGCGTCAACCACGGCAACTGACGGCTGCGCCAGAATACTTAAGCTGGGAGTTATGATCTCAAATTCACCGGGATGCTCTTCCACCGAAAGAAACGCCTCATTCTCCCAGGCTAACAGCACATCCCCTTTTTTGTTTTCTACAAATGTAGTGGTTGCTCCGCGCGCGCCGGAATCCAGTACAGATACATTGGCGTATAGCGCTTGTAAAAACTCTTTGTTTTTTGTTTCGTCCCCGCCATATGTTTTATCGGAGAAGGCCCAGGCAGCTAAAAAGTTCCACCGGGCACCGCCGGAGCTTTTAGGATCAGGGGTGATGACTTCAACACCAGTCCCCACAAGGTCATCCCAATCCTTAATGTTTTTCGGATTTCCTTGGCGCACCAGGAAAACAATTGTGGACGTATAAGGGGCACTGCTCTTTGGAAATTCGTCTACCCAGCCATCTTCAATCAGCCCGCCTGTGCGCAGTTCATCTACATCGCCCTCCAGGGCCAGTGTTACTACGTCAGCTTCGTTGCCTTCCAATACGGAACGTGCCTGCTTGCCTGATCCGCCGTGGGACTGGGTGACTTCCACTGTTTGCCCTTTTTCCTGCTCCCAATAGGTTTGGAAGAGTTTGTTATATTGCTCATACAACTCACGGGTAGGGTCGTAGGAAACATTTGTAATAGATACAGTTTCAGGGGCCCCACGGTCAGCGTCAGGAGAGACAGCCTTGCCTGAGCAGCCCGTCAAAACACCAAGGACAGAAACTAATACGATGGCCGGCGCTAAGACTCTCTTGGAAAAAATATTTGTACGTTTCATAATAGAAATCCCTCATTTCATCACGATATTTTTATGCCTCAGATCTTTCATGCCGCAGGTTTTTCCAGCAGCAAAATGACT of the Lacrimispora indolis DSM 755 genome contains:
- a CDS encoding glucose-6-phosphate isomerase, which encodes MGNVIFDYSRAAGFVSAEEMENMKATVMCAKNVLMDKSGAGSDFLGWIDLPVDYDKEEFQRIKMAAEKIQNDSDVLLVVGIGGSYLGARAAIEFLSHSFYNVLPKGKRKTPEIYFVGNSISSKYIQDLKDVLDGKDFSVNIISKSGTTTEPAIAFRVFKDMLIEKYGREEANKRIYATTDKARGALKNLADEEGYESFVVPDDVGGRFSVLTAVGLLPIAVSGADIDKLMEGAEAARQEALETAYESNGALQYAAVRNILLRKGKTVEIVANYEPSLHYVSEWWKQLFGESEGKDQRGIFPAAVDLTTDLHSMGQFIQDGARIMFETVLEVEESPAEILLKEEKVDTDGMNYLAGKSVDFVNKSAMNGTILAHTDGNVPNLMVRIPKQDEYSLGQLFYFFEYACGISGYILGVNPFNQPGVESYKKNMFALLGKPGYEKEREELLKRL
- a CDS encoding 5'-methylthioadenosine/adenosylhomocysteine nucleosidase yields the protein MLGIIGAMDVEVAEVKKAMENVTVETIAAMDFYRGKLKGKEAVVVRSGIGKVNAAICTQILADHYHVTAVINTGIAGSLKNEINIGDVVLSTDTVHHDMDATGFGYPAGQIPQMKEFAFRADERLRNLAEEWCKKVNPEIGVFTGRVVSGDQFISDRVKKQWISETFGGYCTEMEGAAIAQAAYLNHIPFLIIRAISDKADDSANMDYGEFEEKAVRHSVNLILALAEQYSY
- a CDS encoding TIGR03905 family TSCPD domain-containing protein — translated: MKYKTHGVCSREINFEVEDNKLVQVQFVGGCSGNTQGVSRLVEGMDVDEAIRRLEGIQCGYRPTSCPDQLAEALKQYKEGLQ
- a CDS encoding ABC transporter ATP-binding protein, yielding MYVQLKNINKKFGSYQAAENISFSIEKGKLIGLLGPSGSGKTTILRMIAGLEAPDSGDIFIDGQCVNDLPASKRGIGFVFQNYALFRYMTVFDNIAFGLEVQKKDKAYTKQRVNELIELIGLKGLENRRPHQLSGGQKQRVAFARALAPKPHVLLLDEPFAAIDAKVRKELRTWLRETINKVGITSIFVTHDQEEAVEVADEIIITNTGHIEQIGSPVEIYKNPATPFAARFIGESIIVEDYSRLSGFEFEKGYEKAVLRPEFIRVTRKDKEVYPHASQRAIVEDSFFRGNMLELRLNVGGIKLVAYRSLEDEFLAVGEEVSVLIYRLYLYNDTQVRLAENRSFQPSDIFTI
- the cysW gene encoding sulfate ABC transporter permease subunit CysW; the protein is MKEKIIKWLLILLGAAFLGIMLVLPLATVLVYALRQGFEVFFQAVTDDYTVKALKLTLFTTVISVAVNTLFGVFAAWAISKFQFRGKQALTTLIDIPFSISPIIAGLVFILVFGRIGWAYPLLEAWDIKIVFAVPGIVLATIFVTFPFVSRELIPLMQAQGSDEEEAAALMGAKGLRIFRKVTFPHIKWGLLYGIILCTARALGEFGAVSVVSGHLRGKTNTLPLHVEILFNEFKLTAAFAVSSILVLIAILILILRNIVEYRVKREER
- the cysT gene encoding sulfate ABC transporter permease subunit CysT codes for the protein MHNFEKPILKRKSRVIPGFGLSIGITITMLSLVVLIPLFSVFLLLSDSTFSDFLRVITDKQTVAAYKVSLSCAAIAAVVNVVFGILLAWILTRYQFPMQRILDGLIELPFALPTAVAGIALTTLYSEQGWIGRLFAKIGVEISYSKIGIMIAMIFIGIPFVVRSIQPVLEKLDPQYEEAAQALGASRSRTFFKVVLPEILPAALTGFGLAFARSIGEYGSVVFIAGNIPYETQIVPLIIMNKLEQFNYPAATSIAFIMVVFAFLLLFGINLIQARIQKIARG
- a CDS encoding sulfate ABC transporter substrate-binding protein, with amino-acid sequence MKRTNIFSKRVLAPAIVLVSVLGVLTGCSGKAVSPDADRGAPETVSITNVSYDPTRELYEQYNKLFQTYWEQEKGQTVEVTQSHGGSGKQARSVLEGNEADVVTLALEGDVDELRTGGLIEDGWVDEFPKSSAPYTSTIVFLVRQGNPKNIKDWDDLVGTGVEVITPDPKSSGGARWNFLAAWAFSDKTYGGDETKNKEFLQALYANVSVLDSGARGATTTFVENKKGDVLLAWENEAFLSVEEHPGEFEIITPSLSILAQPSVAVVDANAEKHGTTEIAKAYLDYLYSDEAQRLEGENYYRPSNPDILKEFGDTFDLNIQLVNINDDFGGWASAREKFFADGAIFDQIYQK